One genomic window of Octopus bimaculoides isolate UCB-OBI-ISO-001 chromosome 2, ASM119413v2, whole genome shotgun sequence includes the following:
- the LOC106881945 gene encoding AP-4 complex subunit beta-1, protein MMDLAAGCLNDIIRHLEDPTVLSDQTACRNLLAKVMNLVSRGIDVTSLSPHIAKLLAHHDPLVKKFACEFVCVQIEKSSDLVLLVINSLLRDCKDSSPMTRGLSLRTLCSLRQESASEHILQAIQNGLNDHSSYVRRIAALSSIRLHHLNPESILDTGIIDKLYSLIRDPDPIVVVNCLMALEEILKDEGGVVINQKMSYHLLVTLPKFTNSGRTYVLTLLKKYVPKSEDEVFNILNILDDYLKETTYSVFMSSLELFLHLITAVPHLKNEVLNRCKEMFVSGLNSGNIELTYSIILFIENFLDSSKSIFSQYHKAFFCRFKEPPYLKMRKIEILPSLVTSSNFPEILDELRMYCSEVSSNVSFCAMKAIGKIAKQDSLYFEYCIKKLEELLEIPEQSVQANVFQVLELLDLTSYVHLEDLMKSICSRENLNPANENGCCANLFLLGEYGYMLESSPYAIQEFIENYIEECTDTMKAYLLTAVMKLFLTRPAECQHMLGGLLEICSVSRNKDLNSKALYYYNLLKQGPENAKRIILNKKS, encoded by the exons ATGATGGATTTGGCTGCTGGCTGTTTAAATGACATCATCCGACACCTTGAGGATCCTACCGTCCTCTCAGATCAAACAGCATGTCGGAATCTCTTAGCCAAG GTGATGAATTTGGTCAGCCGAGGAATCGATGTCACCAGCCTCTCACCTCATATTGCTAAACTTCTTGCCCATCATGACCCTCTGGTCAAAAAATTtgcctgtgaatttgtgtgtgtccAAATTGAGAAGAGTTCTGACTTGGTGTTGTTGGTCATCAACTCACTTCTTCGGGATTGTAAAGACAGCTCGCCAATGACCCGTGGTCTTTCACTTCGTACTCTCTGTTCATTACGACAGGAATCGGCAAGTGAACATATCTTGCAGGCTATACAGAACGGTCTTAATGACCACAGTTCCTATGTGCGGCGTATTGCTGCTCTGTCGAGTATCCGACTACATCACCTTAATCCAGAATCTATCTTAGATACGGGGATTATCGATAAACTGTACAGTCTAATCCGAGATCCAGATCCAATTGTTGTTGTAAATTGTCTCATGGCATTGGAAGAAATTCTCAAAGACGAAGGTGGAGTCGTCATCAACCAAAAAATGTCGTATCACTTACTTGTAACATTACCAAAATTTACCAATTCGGGTCGGACTTATGTTTTGACCCTCCTGAAGAAATACGTGCCTAAAAGTGAAGATGAAGTGTTCAacattcttaatatattggacGACTATTTAAAGGAAACAACATATTCGGTGTTCATGAGTAGTTTAGAACTTTTCTTACATCTGATCACAGCAGTGCCACACCTCAAGAATGAAGTCCTAAACCGATGCAAAGAAATGTTTGTCAGTGGCCTGAATTCAGGTAACATTGAACTCACATATTCCATCATTCTCTTCATTGAAAACTTCCTGGATAGTTCCAAAAGCATATTTTCACAATATCACAAGGCTTTCTTCTGTCGTTTCAAGGAACCTCCTTATTTAAAAATGCGAAAAATTGAGATTCTACCTTCGTTGGTGACAAGTTCAAATTTCCCTGAAATTCTTGATGAGCTGCGAATGTATTGCTCCGAGGTTTCctccaacgtttcattctgtgCAATGAAAGCAATCGGTAAAATAGCGAAACAGGACTCACTTTATTTTGAATACTGCATCAAGAAACTTGAAGAATTGCTGGAGATTCCTGAACAAAGTGTTCAAGCAAATGTCTTTCAAGTTCTTGAATTGCTAGATCTGACGTCATATGTCCATCTTGAAGACCTTATGAAATCAATTTGTTCAAGAGAGAATTTAAACCCAGCTAATGAGAATGGCTGTTGTGCAAACTTGTTTCTACTTGGAGAATACGGTTACATGTTAGAATCTAGTCCTTATGCTATCCAAGAATTTATAGAGAATTACATCGAAGAATGTACGGACACTATGAAAGCTTATCTACTGACTGCTGTGATGAAACTGTTTCTCACACGCCCTGCTGAATGTCAGCACATGCTTGGAGGGTTGCTAGAGATTTGCTCAGTTTCAAGGAACAAAGATCTCAATAGCAAggctttatattattataatcttCTGAAGCAAGGACCTGAAAATGCAAAGaggattattttaaataaaaaatcgtAA